The Verrucomicrobiota bacterium genome segment TCGTTTTTCTTGATGAGCCAGACGACCAACGGCCCGGCGATCAGGCCGAGCGGGATGCCGAACAACACGGTGAACGCGGCCAGGTGACAGAACGTGGCCCAGGTTCGCTCGCGGCTCGAGGGGAGACCCGGCAGGTCCTGGCGCGGCGGCTCCCGATGCGTGTTCGCGGCATCTGTCACTTCCAGCGACTCCTCTACTTGATGAACTGGATGGCGAGCGGGTAGCGATACGCTTCGCCGTTGTTGGCGCGGATGGCGGCCATAATAGTGAAGACGATATCCAGCACCCAGATCGCCAGGATAAGCGGGATCCCGACCACGATGAGCGCCAGAGGAAGGCACAGCAGGAAGTAGATCGTCATGCTGATCTGGAAGTTGAGCGACTGCTTGCCCTGGTCATCGGTGAGCGGGTAGTCGTTCTTCTTGAGCTGCCAGACGACAAGTGGGCCGATGATGTGGCCCAAAGGGATCGCGTTCCCCGCAAACGCGGCCAGATGGCAGAGCATCGCCCAAGTCCGATCGTCCTTGCGCCATCGCTCGTAGGGGTCACCGTAGCTGGGCGGGGGTGGCGGTGGACCGTAACCGTAATCGGGCGGTGGTTGTTGGGGACCTTGGCCGTAGCCGGGGGGCGGTGGACCGTAGCCGGGGGGCGGTTGTCGTGAGCCCGGGCCATAGCTGGGTGGTGGCTGGTTTGGCGGGGGCTGAGAGCCGGCGCTCTGCTGAGACGAACGGTCGCGATCCTGATCATCCATTGTTCCCATCTCCATCCCAAGGTCACTCCCGATCATTATCGTAGCACACGCATGGCGTGGCCGCAAGAGACCGGCGCGCCAGGGTGGACGGGGCCGTGCGACCGGGCATATAGTGGGGCTCGCGCCGCCACGGGCGCTTAACCCGGCACAGCACAACGGAAGGCAGACGATGAGACAGACCGCACGCTACTTGCTGGGGGCCGCAGGTGTTCTCTTACTACTCACCACCGGATG includes the following:
- a CDS encoding DUF4870 domain-containing protein; the encoded protein is MLCHLAAFAGNAIPLGHIIGPLVVWQLKKNDYPLTDDQGKQSLNFQISMTIYFLLCLPLALIVVGIPLILAIWVLDIVFTIMAAIRANNGEAYRYPLAIQFIK